In Gasterosteus aculeatus chromosome 15, fGasAcu3.hap1.1, whole genome shotgun sequence, a single genomic region encodes these proteins:
- the LOC144388377 gene encoding protein NLRC3-like isoform X2 has protein sequence MEKVKKDLIKTLKQLRDHEFKQFKWLLENHSSPDGPRSIPPCDLENADRMDAVDLMVRCYDTDSVHVAMKVLEEMQMNGLAETLSKTNSTGEPNPVVRDRGQEIIADCQRELKSNLKKKFQCVFEGIAEAGNTTLLNEIYTELYITEGATAEVNQEHEVRQIETASWKPDRPETTIRREDLLKASAGREEPIRTVMTKGVAGIGKTVLTQKFTLDWAEDKDHQDIEFTFPFTFRELNVLREKKFSLVDLVHHFFSETRAAGICRFEKFQVVFIFDGLDECRLPLDFHNNEVLTDVTEISSVDVLLTNLIRGKLLPSARLWITTQPAAANQIPPECVGMVTEVRGFTDPQKEEYFRKRFRDEEQASRIISHIKTSRSLHIMCHIPVFCWITAEVLEEVLKTREGGELPKTLTEMYIHFLVVQSKVKKVKYDGGAETDPHWSPESRKMIESLGKLAFDQLQKGKLIFYESDLTECGIDIRAASRYSGVFTQIFRKEKGLFKLFCFIHLSVQEFLAALHVHLTFFSSGVSLLSTSRFSKIFRIKPKPKHLYHSAVDEALKSPNGHLDLFLRFLLGLSLETNQTLLRGLLTQTGSSLQTNQETAKYIKKKITENVSPEKSINLFHCLNELNDGSLVEEIQRSFRSGRLSSEKLSPAQWSALVFILLSSKEDLEVFDLKKYSASEEALLRLPPVVKASNKALLSGCNLSKRSCEALSSVLSSQSSSLRDLDLSNNDLQNSGLKLLSAALESPHCQLETLRVEPDGVGWLRPDLRKYSCELTIDTNTVNKHLKLSDNNRKVTHVEADQSYPDHPDRFDFCPQLLCRTGLTGRCYWEVEWKERVDVSVSYRGIKRKGNSLDCWFGMNDQSWSLICSDEGYSLCHNKTDTFITFSSSSSSGRVAVYVDCPADSLSFFIVSSDTLIHLHTFNTTFTEPLYPGFGLRASPGSSVSLCSLQEGESPPGGEPSSLLTT, from the exons atggagaaagtcaaGAAGGACCTCATCAAAACGTTAAAGCAGCTCAGGGATCACGAGTTCAAACAGTTCAAATGGTTGCTGGAGAACCATTCAAGCCCGGATGGCCCCCGATCAATCCCACCCTGTGACCTGGAGAACGCAGACAGGATGGACGCGGTGGACCTGATGGTGCGGTGCTACGACACAGACTCCGTTCATGTGGCCATGAAGGTTTTGGAAGAGATGCAAATGAACGGTCTGGCCGAAACATTATCCAAAACAAACTCTACAG GCGAACCGAATCCTGTGGTAAGAGATAGAGGTCAAG AGATTATCGCCGactgtcagcgtgaactcaaatccaacctgaagaagaagttccagtgtgtgtttgaggggatcgctgaAGCCGGAAacacaacccttctgaatgagatctacacagagctctacatcacagagggagcgactgcagaggtcaatcaagaacatgaggtcagacagatagaaacagcatcctggaaaccagacagaccagaaacaaccatcagacgagaagacctcctcaaagcctcagctgggagagaggaaccaatcagaacagtgatgactaagggagtggctggcattgggaaaacagtcttaacacagaagttcactctggactgggctgaagacaaagaccaccaggacatagagttcacatttccattcaccttcagggagctgaatgtgctgagagagaagaagttcagcttggtggatcttgttcatcacttcttcagtgaaaccagagcagcaggaatctgcaggtttgagaagttccaggttgtgttcatctttgacggtctggatgagtgtcgacttcctctggacttccacaacaatgaggtcctgactgatgtcacagagatctcctcagtggatgtgctcctaacaaacctcatcagggggaagctgcttccctctgctcgcctctggatcaccacacaacctgcagcagccaatcagatccctcctgagtgcgttggcatggtgacagaggtcagagggttcaccgacccccagaaggaggagtacttcaggaagaggttcagagatgaggagcaggctaGCAGGATCATCtcccacatcaagacctcacgaagcctccacatcatgtgccacataccagtcttctgctggatcactgctgaagttctggaggaggtgttgaagaccagagagggaggagagctgcccaagaccctgactgagatgtacatccacttcctggtggttcagtccaaagtgaagaaggtcaagtacgatggaggagctgagacggatccacactggagtccagagagcagaaagatgatcgagtctctgggaaaactggcctttgatcagctgcagaaaggcaagctgatcttctatgaatccgacctgacagagtgtggcatcgatatcagagcagcctcaaggtactcaggagtgttcactcagatctttagaaaAGAGAAAGGACTGTTCAAGTTGTTTTGCTTCATCCAtttgagtgttcaggagtttctggctgctcttcatgtccatctgacctttttcagctctggtgtcagtCTGCTGTCCACCTCCCGGTTCTCTAAAATCTTTAGAATCAAGCCTAAACCAAAACATCTCTACCacagtgctgtggacgaggccttaaagagtcctaatggacacctggacttgttcctccgcttcctcctgggtctttccctggagaccaatcagactctcctacgaggtctgctgacacagacaggaagtagcttgcaaaccaatcaggagacagccaagtacatcaagaagaagatcactgagaatgtgtctccagagaaaagcatcaacctgttccactgtctgaatgaactgaatgatggttctctagtggaggagatccaacgttcctttagatcaggacgtctctcctcagagaaactgtctcctgctcagtggtcagctctggtcttcatcttactgtcatcaaaGGAAGATCTGGAGGtctttgacctgaagaaatactctgcttcagaagaggctcttctgaggctgccgccggtggtcaaagcctccaacaaagctct actgagtggctgtaacctctcaaagAGAAGttgtgaagctctgtcctcagtcctcagctcccagtcctctagtctgagagatcttgatctgagtaacaacgacCTGCAGAATTCAGGattgaagctgctgtctgctgcactggagagtccacactgtcagctggagactctcag ggtggagcctgatggagtcggatggttgagaccagatctgaggaagt attcctgtgaactcacaatcgacacaaacacagtaaacaaacacctcaaactgtctgacaacaacaggaaggtgacacatgTGGAGgcggatcagtcatatcctgatcatccagacagatttgacttctgtcctcagctgctgtgtagaactggtcttactggtcgctgttactgggaggtcgagtggaaagaaagagttgatgtatcagtgagttacagaggaatcaagaggaaaggaaacagtttagactgttggtttggaatgaatgatcagtcctggagtctgatctgctctgatgaaggttactctctctgtcacaataagacagacaCATtcatcaccttctcctcctcctcctcctctggtagagtagcagtgtatgtggactgtcctgctgactctctgtccttcttcatagtctcctctgacacactgatccacctccacaccttcaacaccacattcactgaacctctttatcctgggtttgggcTCAGGGCCAgtcctggttcctcagtgtctctgtgttctctgcaggagggagagtctcctcctggtggagaaccttcctctctgctcacaacatag
- the LOC144388377 gene encoding protein NLRC3-like isoform X1 — MEKVKKDLIKTLKQLRDHEFKQFKWLLENHSSPDGPRSIPPCDLENADRMDAVDLMVRCYDTDSVHVAMKVLEEMQMNGLAETLSKTNSTEIIADCQRELKSNLKKKFQCVFEGIAEAGNTTLLNEIYTELYITEGATAEVNQEHEVRQIETASWKPDRPETTIRREDLLKASAGREEPIRTVMTKGVAGIGKTVLTQKFTLDWAEDKDHQDIEFTFPFTFRELNVLREKKFSLVDLVHHFFSETRAAGICRFEKFQVVFIFDGLDECRLPLDFHNNEVLTDVTEISSVDVLLTNLIRGKLLPSARLWITTQPAAANQIPPECVGMVTEVRGFTDPQKEEYFRKRFRDEEQASRIISHIKTSRSLHIMCHIPVFCWITAEVLEEVLKTREGGELPKTLTEMYIHFLVVQSKVKKVKYDGGAETDPHWSPESRKMIESLGKLAFDQLQKGKLIFYESDLTECGIDIRAASRYSGVFTQIFRKEKGLFKLFCFIHLSVQEFLAALHVHLTFFSSGVSLLSTSRFSKIFRIKPKPKHLYHSAVDEALKSPNGHLDLFLRFLLGLSLETNQTLLRGLLTQTGSSLQTNQETAKYIKKKITENVSPEKSINLFHCLNELNDGSLVEEIQRSFRSGRLSSEKLSPAQWSALVFILLSSKEDLEVFDLKKYSASEEALLRLPPVVKASNKALLSGCNLSKRSCEALSSVLSSQSSSLRDLDLSNNDLQNSGLKLLSAALESPHCQLETLRVEPDGVGWLRPDLRKYSCELTIDTNTVNKHLKLSDNNRKVTHVEADQSYPDHPDRFDFCPQLLCRTGLTGRCYWEVEWKERVDVSVSYRGIKRKGNSLDCWFGMNDQSWSLICSDEGYSLCHNKTDTFITFSSSSSSGRVAVYVDCPADSLSFFIVSSDTLIHLHTFNTTFTEPLYPGFGLRASPGSSVSLCSLQEGESPPGGEPSSLLTT, encoded by the exons atggagaaagtcaaGAAGGACCTCATCAAAACGTTAAAGCAGCTCAGGGATCACGAGTTCAAACAGTTCAAATGGTTGCTGGAGAACCATTCAAGCCCGGATGGCCCCCGATCAATCCCACCCTGTGACCTGGAGAACGCAGACAGGATGGACGCGGTGGACCTGATGGTGCGGTGCTACGACACAGACTCCGTTCATGTGGCCATGAAGGTTTTGGAAGAGATGCAAATGAACGGTCTGGCCGAAACATTATCCAAAACAAACTCTACAG AGATTATCGCCGactgtcagcgtgaactcaaatccaacctgaagaagaagttccagtgtgtgtttgaggggatcgctgaAGCCGGAAacacaacccttctgaatgagatctacacagagctctacatcacagagggagcgactgcagaggtcaatcaagaacatgaggtcagacagatagaaacagcatcctggaaaccagacagaccagaaacaaccatcagacgagaagacctcctcaaagcctcagctgggagagaggaaccaatcagaacagtgatgactaagggagtggctggcattgggaaaacagtcttaacacagaagttcactctggactgggctgaagacaaagaccaccaggacatagagttcacatttccattcaccttcagggagctgaatgtgctgagagagaagaagttcagcttggtggatcttgttcatcacttcttcagtgaaaccagagcagcaggaatctgcaggtttgagaagttccaggttgtgttcatctttgacggtctggatgagtgtcgacttcctctggacttccacaacaatgaggtcctgactgatgtcacagagatctcctcagtggatgtgctcctaacaaacctcatcagggggaagctgcttccctctgctcgcctctggatcaccacacaacctgcagcagccaatcagatccctcctgagtgcgttggcatggtgacagaggtcagagggttcaccgacccccagaaggaggagtacttcaggaagaggttcagagatgaggagcaggctaGCAGGATCATCtcccacatcaagacctcacgaagcctccacatcatgtgccacataccagtcttctgctggatcactgctgaagttctggaggaggtgttgaagaccagagagggaggagagctgcccaagaccctgactgagatgtacatccacttcctggtggttcagtccaaagtgaagaaggtcaagtacgatggaggagctgagacggatccacactggagtccagagagcagaaagatgatcgagtctctgggaaaactggcctttgatcagctgcagaaaggcaagctgatcttctatgaatccgacctgacagagtgtggcatcgatatcagagcagcctcaaggtactcaggagtgttcactcagatctttagaaaAGAGAAAGGACTGTTCAAGTTGTTTTGCTTCATCCAtttgagtgttcaggagtttctggctgctcttcatgtccatctgacctttttcagctctggtgtcagtCTGCTGTCCACCTCCCGGTTCTCTAAAATCTTTAGAATCAAGCCTAAACCAAAACATCTCTACCacagtgctgtggacgaggccttaaagagtcctaatggacacctggacttgttcctccgcttcctcctgggtctttccctggagaccaatcagactctcctacgaggtctgctgacacagacaggaagtagcttgcaaaccaatcaggagacagccaagtacatcaagaagaagatcactgagaatgtgtctccagagaaaagcatcaacctgttccactgtctgaatgaactgaatgatggttctctagtggaggagatccaacgttcctttagatcaggacgtctctcctcagagaaactgtctcctgctcagtggtcagctctggtcttcatcttactgtcatcaaaGGAAGATCTGGAGGtctttgacctgaagaaatactctgcttcagaagaggctcttctgaggctgccgccggtggtcaaagcctccaacaaagctct actgagtggctgtaacctctcaaagAGAAGttgtgaagctctgtcctcagtcctcagctcccagtcctctagtctgagagatcttgatctgagtaacaacgacCTGCAGAATTCAGGattgaagctgctgtctgctgcactggagagtccacactgtcagctggagactctcag ggtggagcctgatggagtcggatggttgagaccagatctgaggaagt attcctgtgaactcacaatcgacacaaacacagtaaacaaacacctcaaactgtctgacaacaacaggaaggtgacacatgTGGAGgcggatcagtcatatcctgatcatccagacagatttgacttctgtcctcagctgctgtgtagaactggtcttactggtcgctgttactgggaggtcgagtggaaagaaagagttgatgtatcagtgagttacagaggaatcaagaggaaaggaaacagtttagactgttggtttggaatgaatgatcagtcctggagtctgatctgctctgatgaaggttactctctctgtcacaataagacagacaCATtcatcaccttctcctcctcctcctcctctggtagagtagcagtgtatgtggactgtcctgctgactctctgtccttcttcatagtctcctctgacacactgatccacctccacaccttcaacaccacattcactgaacctctttatcctgggtttgggcTCAGGGCCAgtcctggttcctcagtgtctctgtgttctctgcaggagggagagtctcctcctggtggagaaccttcctctctgctcacaacatag
- the nubpl gene encoding iron-sulfur cluster transfer protein NUBPL isoform X2 translates to MRSTAASRGASKQLNMAPLTYSRMSHLLRSSINRLSVIRTGDESKPGPACCVQFARCQRSGDSQALQERQRQQMAKGLPRQKPIAGVKQVVVVASGKGGVGKSTTAVNLALGLLANDPLKSVGLLDADVYGPSIPKLMNLKGNPELSDDNLMIPLVNYGVPCMSMGFLVDDVAPIVWRGLMVMSAIERLLRHVDWGSLDYLVVDMPPGTGDVQLSISQNVPVAGAVIVSTPQDIALLDARRGAEMFRKVHVPVLGLVQNMSVFQCPKCDHRTHIFGSDGARRLADTLGVQLLGDVPLHLNIRETSDEGKPVVVSSPDSPEAEAYRKVAAAVVQRLEEVST, encoded by the exons ATGCGCTCTACAGCAGCTAGCCGCGGAGCATCTAAACAGCTAAACATGGCTCCGCTCACATACAGCAGAATGTCTCATTTGCTGAGGTCGTCCATTAACAGACTCTCCGTTATAAGAACCGGGGACGAATCAAAACCGGGACCTGCGTGTTGTGTTCAGTTCGCACGCTGCCAG AGGTCGGGGGACAGCCAGGCCTTAcaggagaggcagaggcagcAGATGGCCAAAGGTCTCCCCCGGCAGAAGCCCATCGCCGGGGTCAAACAGGTCGTCGTCGTGGCTTCGGGGAAAGGGGGCGTCGGCAAGTCCACCACGGCGG TGAATTTAGCTCTTGGATTGTTGGCCAACGATCCG CTCAAGTCCGTCGGCCTGTTGGACGCCGACGTCTACGGCCCCTCGATTCCCAAACTGATGAACCTGAAGGGAAACCCGGAGCTCAGCGACG aCAACCTGATGATCCCTCTGGTGAACTACGGGGTTCCTTG CATGTCGATGGGCTTCCTGGTGGACGACGTGGCCCCCATCGTGTGGCGGGGGCTGATGGTGATGTCAGCGATAGAGAGACTGCTGAGACAC GTGGACTGGGGGTCTCTGGACTATCTGGTGGTCGACATGCCTCCGGGGACGGGGGACGTCCAGCTGTCAATCTCCCAGAACGTCCCAGTAGCCG GCGCCGTCATCGTGTCGACGCCACAGGACATCGCCCTGCTGGACGCCCGCCGCGGCGCCGAGATGTTCAGGAAGGTCCACGTGCCG GTTCTCGGCCTGGTGCAGAACATGAGCGTCTTCCAGTGTCCCAAATGTGACCACCGGACGCACATCTTCGGCTCCGATGGAGCACGGCGGCTCGCCGACACGCTGGGGGTCCAATTActcg GGGACGTCCCTCTTCATCTGAACATCAGAGAGACGTCTGACGAAGGGAAACCCGTCGTGGTGTCTTCTCCCGACAGCCCCGAG gcgGAGGCGTACAGGAaggtggcggcggcggtcgTCCAGCGGCTCGAGGAAGTCAGCACCTGA
- the nubpl gene encoding iron-sulfur cluster transfer protein NUBPL isoform X1, with amino-acid sequence MRSTAASRGASKQLNMAPLTYSRMSHLLRSSINRLSVIRTGDESKPGPACCVQFARCQMTKRRRSDPPNLGVLCLSQRSGDSQALQERQRQQMAKGLPRQKPIAGVKQVVVVASGKGGVGKSTTAVNLALGLLANDPLKSVGLLDADVYGPSIPKLMNLKGNPELSDDNLMIPLVNYGVPCMSMGFLVDDVAPIVWRGLMVMSAIERLLRHVDWGSLDYLVVDMPPGTGDVQLSISQNVPVAGAVIVSTPQDIALLDARRGAEMFRKVHVPVLGLVQNMSVFQCPKCDHRTHIFGSDGARRLADTLGVQLLGDVPLHLNIRETSDEGKPVVVSSPDSPEAEAYRKVAAAVVQRLEEVST; translated from the exons ATGCGCTCTACAGCAGCTAGCCGCGGAGCATCTAAACAGCTAAACATGGCTCCGCTCACATACAGCAGAATGTCTCATTTGCTGAGGTCGTCCATTAACAGACTCTCCGTTATAAGAACCGGGGACGAATCAAAACCGGGACCTGCGTGTTGTGTTCAGTTCGCACGCTGCCAG ATGACAAAGCGGCGGCGGTCAGACCCCCCCAACCTCGGTGTCCTCTGTTTGTCCCAGAGGTCGGGGGACAGCCAGGCCTTAcaggagaggcagaggcagcAGATGGCCAAAGGTCTCCCCCGGCAGAAGCCCATCGCCGGGGTCAAACAGGTCGTCGTCGTGGCTTCGGGGAAAGGGGGCGTCGGCAAGTCCACCACGGCGG TGAATTTAGCTCTTGGATTGTTGGCCAACGATCCG CTCAAGTCCGTCGGCCTGTTGGACGCCGACGTCTACGGCCCCTCGATTCCCAAACTGATGAACCTGAAGGGAAACCCGGAGCTCAGCGACG aCAACCTGATGATCCCTCTGGTGAACTACGGGGTTCCTTG CATGTCGATGGGCTTCCTGGTGGACGACGTGGCCCCCATCGTGTGGCGGGGGCTGATGGTGATGTCAGCGATAGAGAGACTGCTGAGACAC GTGGACTGGGGGTCTCTGGACTATCTGGTGGTCGACATGCCTCCGGGGACGGGGGACGTCCAGCTGTCAATCTCCCAGAACGTCCCAGTAGCCG GCGCCGTCATCGTGTCGACGCCACAGGACATCGCCCTGCTGGACGCCCGCCGCGGCGCCGAGATGTTCAGGAAGGTCCACGTGCCG GTTCTCGGCCTGGTGCAGAACATGAGCGTCTTCCAGTGTCCCAAATGTGACCACCGGACGCACATCTTCGGCTCCGATGGAGCACGGCGGCTCGCCGACACGCTGGGGGTCCAATTActcg GGGACGTCCCTCTTCATCTGAACATCAGAGAGACGTCTGACGAAGGGAAACCCGTCGTGGTGTCTTCTCCCGACAGCCCCGAG gcgGAGGCGTACAGGAaggtggcggcggcggtcgTCCAGCGGCTCGAGGAAGTCAGCACCTGA
- the dtd2 gene encoding D-aminoacyl-tRNA deacylase 2: MAERGGPVARAVLQQCLQARLQVKPAEEEAEAQFVQIERGMVIYICFFKGATDDLLPKMASTLLNLRLCESDSGKMVSVSELPGDLLIVPQATLGGKAKGRALQYHDNIGKEDGLRLYAAFVSLCEERLAAASVKHGTYGNRQVLKLDTNGPYTHLVDF, from the exons ATGGCGGAGAGGGGCGGCCCGGTGGCCCGGGCGGTGCTTCAGCAGTGTCTGCAGGCCAGACTCCAGGTGaaacctgcagaggaagaggccgAGGCTCAGTTCGTCCAG ATCGAGAGAGGCATGGTGATCTACATCTGCTTCTTTAAAGGAGCCACAGACGACCTCCTGCCCAAGATGG CCTCCACGCTGTTGAACCTGCGGCTCTGCGAGTCCGACTCGGGGAAGATGGTCTCGGTCTCGGAGCTCCCCGGCGACCTGCTGATTGTCCCTCAGGCCACGCTGGGAGGGAAGGCCAAAGGTCGAGCCCTGCAGTACCACGACAACATCGGCAAGGAGGACGGCCTGCGGCTCTACGCCGCCTTCGTGTCTCTGTGCGAGGAGCGGCTGGCGGCCGCTTCAGTGAAGCACGGCACGTACGGAAACAGACAGGTGCTGAAGCTCGACACCAACGGGCCGTACACGCATCTCGTGGACTTCTGA